A section of the Metabacillus endolithicus genome encodes:
- a CDS encoding DUF3231 family protein gives MPNPFEAVWNTLKTTIDKIDEPHSPLHVIEVGDLWKYLTMVEEFIRYEEVGLNTTSDDEVREMLVDAVKLCESQVKRLSDFMKKEGVPLPDVTSAKPESNPKEVPLGVKLTDDELSNGISFKLVLCMQACAKGQADAIRNDVGLLWLNFYTEWVAFGTTLKTLMRKRGWIKVPPYYYPPGSPVQ, from the coding sequence TTGCCTAATCCATTTGAAGCTGTATGGAATACATTAAAAACAACGATTGATAAAATAGATGAACCTCACTCTCCTCTACATGTCATTGAGGTTGGTGATCTTTGGAAATATTTAACAATGGTAGAAGAGTTTATTCGGTATGAAGAAGTTGGATTAAACACGACCTCAGATGATGAGGTAAGAGAAATGCTTGTTGATGCGGTAAAATTGTGTGAATCTCAGGTAAAAAGGTTAAGTGACTTTATGAAAAAAGAAGGTGTGCCTTTACCAGATGTCACGTCTGCGAAACCTGAGTCAAACCCAAAGGAAGTTCCATTAGGTGTTAAGCTGACAGACGATGAACTTTCAAATGGGATTTCATTTAAATTAGTCCTGTGTATGCAAGCATGTGCTAAAGGACAAGCTGATGCTATCCGTAATGATGTTGGCTTACTCTGGCTAAATTTCTATACAGAATGGGTAGCTTTTGGAACAACATTAAAAACGTTAATGCGTAAGCGTGGTTGGATTAAAGTTCCTCCTTACTATTACCCACCTGGTTCACCTGTTCAATAA
- a CDS encoding EcsC family protein — protein MRKASFWERSSKKAQNKMNGMIPEKVHHTVTESIKKMVEATLLGSNITTFPKNVEDLTFEQRENLVRKSIGMYKKTAAIEGASTGAGGLLLGLADFPLFLSIKMKFLFEVANHYGYSTKEYEERLFLLYVFQLAFSSDTHKEYTLTIIENWETKKLEIKDLDWRIFQQEYRDYIDLVKLMQILPGIGAVVGGVANYHLVQQLGECAMNSYRLRIF, from the coding sequence TTGAGAAAAGCATCGTTTTGGGAGCGTTCATCTAAGAAAGCACAAAACAAAATGAACGGAATGATTCCAGAAAAAGTACACCATACTGTTACCGAGAGTATTAAAAAGATGGTCGAGGCAACATTACTAGGATCTAATATCACAACATTTCCTAAAAATGTTGAGGACCTAACATTTGAGCAACGAGAAAACTTGGTGAGAAAATCAATTGGAATGTACAAAAAAACAGCTGCGATTGAAGGGGCTTCAACGGGTGCAGGTGGACTTCTTTTAGGCTTAGCAGATTTTCCGTTATTTCTTAGTATTAAAATGAAGTTTCTTTTTGAAGTTGCAAACCATTATGGATACAGTACGAAGGAATATGAGGAAAGATTATTTTTGCTTTATGTGTTTCAACTAGCCTTCTCTAGTGATACACATAAAGAATACACTCTTACAATCATTGAAAATTGGGAAACAAAAAAATTAGAAATCAAAGACTTAGATTGGCGTATCTTTCAACAAGAATATCGCGACTATATAGATCTTGTAAAACTAATGCAAATACTTCCAGGAATCGGCGCTGTTGTTGGTGGTGTAGCCAATTATCATCTCGTACAACAGCTTGGGGAATGTGCGATGAATAGTTATCGGTTGAGGATTTTTTAA
- a CDS encoding aldo/keto reductase has protein sequence MKYKTLGKSGLLVSELCLGAMTFGKEVTEADSIRMIHNFLDQGGNFIDTADVYVGGESEKIVGNAIKERRSEVVLATKVRMRVGPHPNDFGYSRRRILEGVDQSLKRLNTDYIDLYQLHVWDNLTPIEETIRTLDDLVSSGKVRYIGCSNFLAWQMMKALSYSDFHNMVRFISIQPQYSLINREMDREILPLCREENVGVIPWAPIGGGFLTGKYKQGESPTTGRLSEGVGESSWENRDNDKNFKILQTVQEIAQAVDKTPAQVSLRWLLQKEEITSPIFGASSLEQFNENMGSVDWELTAEQWNQLDEVSKLPSEYPTRFLEKFQR, from the coding sequence ATGAAGTATAAAACACTAGGGAAAAGTGGCTTATTAGTTTCTGAGCTATGCTTAGGCGCCATGACATTTGGAAAAGAAGTAACAGAAGCAGATTCTATTCGTATGATTCACAACTTTCTTGATCAGGGTGGTAACTTTATTGATACTGCAGATGTTTATGTTGGTGGAGAATCAGAAAAAATAGTTGGTAATGCCATTAAAGAACGCCGTTCGGAGGTTGTCTTAGCTACAAAAGTTAGAATGAGGGTTGGTCCACATCCTAATGACTTTGGATATTCAAGACGGAGAATTCTTGAAGGCGTAGATCAAAGTTTAAAAAGGTTGAATACGGACTATATTGATCTTTATCAACTTCATGTTTGGGATAACTTAACACCAATTGAAGAAACAATTCGAACATTGGATGACCTTGTTAGTTCCGGCAAGGTGAGATACATAGGCTGTTCAAACTTTCTTGCATGGCAAATGATGAAAGCTTTATCATATAGTGATTTTCATAATATGGTCAGATTCATTTCCATTCAGCCACAGTATAGTTTGATTAACCGGGAAATGGACCGTGAAATTTTACCTCTTTGTAGAGAGGAAAATGTTGGGGTAATTCCTTGGGCACCGATTGGTGGAGGATTTTTAACAGGAAAGTATAAACAAGGTGAGTCTCCTACAACCGGCAGACTCTCTGAAGGTGTGGGTGAGTCTAGCTGGGAGAACCGAGATAATGATAAGAACTTTAAGATTTTACAAACAGTTCAGGAGATCGCTCAAGCAGTAGATAAAACACCTGCACAGGTTTCTCTAAGGTGGCTTCTACAAAAAGAAGAAATCACATCACCTATCTTCGGTGCCAGCAGCCTGGAGCAGTTTAATGAAAATATGGGAAGTGTTGATTGGGAGTTAACAGCTGAACAATGGAATCAACTAGATGAGGTAAGTAAGCTTCCTAGCGAATATCCGACAAGATTTCTTGAGAAATTCCAGAGATAA
- a CDS encoding phosphatase PAP2 family protein, whose amino-acid sequence MKTKNIVILLMILFIGFITLVMLNATNKFETTIGETLYSFHDHGIATIFEAIGMLGSTTGIIVTLFIFMIVFAVVEKGLITSSLLFVAVLFGNIINKALKAVIGRERPTFPQHIEDGYSFPSGHVMVGLLLFGTISYKLLKKTNDQKMKQIILVCTSLIVLVIGLSRLLEGEHFLTDVIGGMIAGSLLLIGIIQLDFYLHKIVINRKSKGDISI is encoded by the coding sequence GTGAAAACAAAAAATATCGTTATTTTATTAATGATATTATTTATAGGATTCATTACTTTAGTAATGTTGAATGCTACAAATAAGTTCGAAACTACAATTGGAGAAACGTTATATTCTTTTCATGATCATGGGATAGCCACAATATTTGAAGCAATAGGCATGCTTGGATCAACCACCGGAATTATTGTGACATTATTTATTTTTATGATTGTATTTGCTGTTGTGGAAAAAGGTTTGATAACTTCATCGCTTCTATTTGTTGCTGTTCTATTTGGGAATATTATAAATAAAGCATTGAAGGCTGTCATTGGGAGAGAGCGCCCAACTTTTCCCCAACATATTGAAGATGGATATAGCTTTCCTAGTGGTCATGTAATGGTTGGACTTCTTCTGTTTGGAACAATCTCTTATAAACTGTTGAAAAAAACAAATGATCAGAAAATGAAACAAATTATTTTAGTTTGTACAAGTTTAATAGTTCTTGTAATTGGGTTGAGCCGACTTTTGGAAGGAGAGCATTTTTTAACAGATGTAATTGGGGGAATGATTGCTGGTTCTCTTTTGCTAATAGGAATTATACAATTAGATTTTTATTTACATAAAATAGTCATTAACAGAAAATCAAAAGGCGACATCTCAATTTAA